The sequence GAGCGCCAGCGCCAGACCGAAGCTGGGCATGTGCATCTTGCCCGTGAAGACGGTGACGAGCGTCAGGACGAGGAGGGCCGCCCAGATGATCCAGTACCGTCCGGATCCGTGGTGCTCCTCCATGTTGTGCGCTTCCTGCCGGGATTCGTTGGCAATGGCCATGGTGGAGTCCTTCAGACGAGGTACAGCAGCGGGAAGAGGAAGATCCACACCAGGTCGACGAGGTGCCAGTACATGCTGCCCAGCTCGACCTGCGTGTAGTTGTTCGGGCCGAAGTCACCCCGCTTGAGCGCCCGCACCATGGAGAAGCCGAGGACGATCATGCCGATGACGACGTGGAGGCCGTGCAGCGCCGTCGCGCAGAAGTACACCGTGAAGTACAGCGGCGCGCCCGGCAGCTGGATGCCCTCGTAGAAGTAGTACCGACCCGGCAGGGTGCCGATGTGGAACTTGTGGGCGTACTCGAAGTACTTGATGACGAGGAAGCCGATCGCCATCGCCAGCGTGAGCAGAATCTGCACCGCCACCATCTTGTTCTTCCCCTCCTTCGCGTAGTGCACCGCGAGCGCCGCGGTGAGCGAGGAGGTGATGAGGACGATGGTGTTCACGGTGCCCAGCGTCAGGTCCAGGCTGCGGCTGCACGCCGCCCACGCCTCCGGGAAGAGGAAGCGGTAGACGCCGTAGCAGACGAAGAGGCCCGCGAAGAGCAGGATTTCCGTCGCCAGGAACAGCCACATGCCCAGGCGCGCCGCGTGGTTCTGCACCTCGAGCGAGGCGAAGTGCATGGCGAGCCGGGGGACGGGAGCCACCGTCCCGTCGGCGGTGGAAGCACTAGACTGCATCGGGCACCTCGGCCTTCTTCGGATCCACGTAGAAGTGCGGCTCCTCGGGGTAGGTCGGCTGCGGACCCACGAAGTTGTGGGTCGGCGGCGGAGACTCGGTCAGCCACTCGTAGCCCTTGCTGCGCCACGGGTTCTTGCCGGCGACCTTCCCGAAGAACAGCGCGTAGGTCAGGTACATGGCGATGATGAGGAAGCCGAACGCCAGCAGCGAGGCTCCCGCGGTGGAGGCCACGTTGAGCGCCTGGAAGCGCTCCGGGTACTCGTAGTAGCGGCGCGGCATGCCGTTGTTGCCCAGCAGGAACTGGGGAATGAACGTGGCGTTGAAGCCGAGGATGATGAGCGCCGCGGACACCAGGCCCCAGCCCTCGTGGTACGTGCGCCCGAACATCTTCGGGAACCAGTAGTGGAGGGCAGCCAGGAAGGCCATGATGGTGGCTCCCACCATGATGAAGTGGAAGTGCGCCACCACGAAGTAGGTGTCGTGCCAGGGGATGTCGAGCGACGTCGTGGCCAGCCCGATGCCCGTCATGCCGCCGAAGACGGTGAAGAACAGGAAGCCGCAGAAGTAGGCGAAGGGCGTCTTGAAGTCCACGGCGCCCTTGTAGACGGTGCCCACCCAGTTGAAGACCTTGATGGCGGTGAACACGCCCACCAGCATGGACAGCACGCCGAACAGACCGCCCGCGAAGGTGGACTGGCCGGAGACGAACATGTGGTGACCCCAGGCGAAGAAGCCCACGAAGGCGATGCCGAGGGACGAGTACGCCACCGCGCGGTAGCCGAAGATGTTCTTGCGGCTGAAGGCGGAGACAATCTCGCTCATCACGCCGAAGGCCGGCAGCACCATGATGTACACGGCCGGGTGGCTGTAGAACCAGAACAGGTGCTGGAAGAGCACCGGGTCACCGCCACGGGCCGGGTCGAACAGGCCGAAGCCGAACAGGTTCTCCACCGTGACGAGCACCAGCAAGAGGCCGATGACCGGCGTGGCGAGCACCTGGATGCAGCTGGTGGCGTAGATGGCCCAGACGAACAGGGGCATCTTGAACCAGGTGATGCCCGGGGCGCGCATCGTGTGCACGGTGACGATGAAGTTGATACCCGTGACGATGGAGCTGAACCCGATGATGAAGGCGCCGAAGAGCACCGGCGCCACCGTCGTCGTCGTGTGCGTGCTGTAGGGCGCGTAGAACGTCCAGCCGGTGTCCAGGCCGCCGTTGAGCATGCCCCAGAGCGCCAGCAACGCGCCGCCCAGGTAGATGTAGAGCGACAGCAGGTTCAGCCGCGGGAAGGCCACGTCCTTGGCGCCCAGCATCAGCGGCAGCATGAAGTTGCCGAAGACGGCCGGAATCGCCGGAATCATGAAGAGGAAGATCATGACCAGGCCATGGAGCGTGAACGTACGGTTGTACGTCATCGCGTCCATGATGGTCGGACCGGGCGTGAGCAGCTCCACCCGGATGAGCAGCGCGAAGATGCCGCCCACCAGGAAGAAGAGCAGGACCCAGAACAGGAACATGATCCCGATGCGCTTGTGGTCCACGGTCAGCAGCCACGACTTGATGGTGGTGCCGTCGACCAGGTAGCTCGGGTGGTGGTCGTGGTGCTCGTCGTGCGCGGGAGCCGCGCCCGGGGAGGCGATGCTACTGGATGGCGTCATAGGCGGGTCCCTCGGAAGCGCCCTCGCGAACGTTCGGAGTGCGCAGCGACTTGATGTACTCGACGATGGCGGCCGTCTCCGGGCCCTGCAGCTTGCCCTGGTAGGTCGGCATCACGTTCTGGTAGCCGGCCACCAGGTGGGCGCCGGGGTCCATCATCGACTGGGTGATGTAGGCCTCGTCCACGCGGATGTCCTGGCCGTCCTCGAGCTTCTCCACGCGGTCATACAGGCCGAGGAAGGTGGGGCCGATGTGCTTCGAGCCGTCCACCGAGTGGCACTTGAGGCAACCCTCGGTGCCCGCGAGCACCTGGCCCTGCTCCACCATGCGCGCCACCGGCGGCACCAGCGAGGTGTCCGCCAGCGCGTCCTGCCGGTCCTGCAGGCGGCCGCGGCGCTGGTCCTTGATCCACGTGTCGAACTCCTCCTGCGGGAGCACGACGACCTCGGCCAGCATCTTCGAGTGCGACAGGCCGCAGTACTCGGTGCACAGCACCTGGTACGTGCCCGGCTTGGTCGCCTCGAACCAGATCTGCGTGTAGCGACCCGGCAGCGCGTCCTGCTTGATGCGGAACGCCGGCACGTAGAACGAGTGCAGCACGTCACGCGAGGTGATGAGCAGGCGCACCGGGCGGTTGGCCGGGACGTGAAGGACATTCACGCCGTTGGGGCCCTCCGGGTACGCGAACTTCCACATCCACTGCTTGCCCATGACGTAGACATCCATGGAGTCCTTGGGCGGAGTGGTGACCCAGGTGAAGTCCCGGAAGCCGATGCCGAACCAGGCCAGGAAGAAGACCAGCGGCACGGAGACGAAGAGGAACTCCGTCTTCAGCGTGGGGACGACGTACTCCGTCGCCTGGGCCGGGAGGCGGCGACGGAATCTGAAGAACATGAACAGGGCCGCCAGGCCGACTCCCGCGGAACTCACCATCGTCGTGAGAACGACGAAGTGATGCAGGAAGTCGACCCGCTCCGCGAACGTGGACGCGGCCTCCGGGAGGAACAGGATGTTGTTGAGAAGCTCGCTCATGCCGCCGCGCCTTTCTTCAGCTCGCGCCTCCAGAAATAGATCAGCATCGTCGCCAGGGCGCAGAACACCAGCGTGCCGCCCAGGCGGATGAACCCGAAGATGTAGAATCCGTACCGCTTGCTGGCGGTGTCATACTTGAAGCAGGACATGACGACGCGGTCGAAGCTGGTACCCACGCGGCCCCCGGCCGCCTCCAGCAACGCAAGCTTCATGTCCTTGGGAGGGAAGGTCGTCCCGTAGAGGTACCGGGAGATGCTTCCCTCGGGGGTGATGACCTGCACCACCGCGGGGTGGGCGTACTGCTTGGTGCTCGCGTCGTACGTGTACTTGAAGCCCACCGCGTCCGCGAGCCGGTGGATTTCCGCGTCCGAGCCGGTGAGGAAGTGCCAGGGCGCGCGCTCCGGCTTGCCCATGGACTGCAGGTGACGCCGGCGGCGGTTGAGGCTCTCCGCCGGGGTGTCCTCGGGGTCGATGGAGACCGTCACCGCCTCGTAGTCCTGCCCGAGCTCCAGCCCCAATTCCTGCATGCCCTTCACCTGGCCGTTGAGGACCAGGTTACAGAGCATGGGGCAGTTGTAATACACGAGCGTCAGCAGGGTGGGCTTCGTCTTGGACAGCACGTCGCCCAGCTTGACCTCGCGGCCCTCCTCGTCCGTGAAGCGCGCGTCCAGGGGGAGCGGCTCCCCCAGGTGCTCCTCCACGTCCACGCCCTTCACCTGCGGCGGCAGGTCCTGCTGGGCCTCGATGATGGCGCGAGGCACCTTGCCGGCGCCCGGCATGGCGGACGCGGACAGCGCGGTGCCCAGCACCAGCGCCGCCGTGAGCAGTCTCAGGCCGGTGGCGCGTGGGTGGAAGTGGGAGAGAGCGGGCTTCATGGCAGGACGGCTCTTACGTCAGGGGGAGGCCGGAAGCTACTGCCTCGGTGACGCAGGGCCCCCATGGGGCGCGGGCGTCTGGGGGGCAGGTGACGGAGGGGCCGGAGTGGGGGCCGGCGGCGGGTTGCGCGACTCGGTGATGACGCGCTCCATGGCCTCGTCGATGGGGACATGGGCCTTCACGCCGGGCTGGTCGCCCCAGCCGGCGCCGAGCGCCTGGTGCTGGCCGCCAATCTTGTCCGCCGCGTGCCAGTCCTGCTCGAACAGGCGCTGGTTGACGATGCCGACCTCGTACTGCCCCAGCGCCGCGGGACGCGGCGGAGGACCGTCCGGCTGGGCCTCCTCCATGGTGCGGACCTGGATGCGCCAGGCCCAGAGGATGCCCACCAGGAAGATGATGAGCGAGCCGACACCGATGCCCACCACCTTGCCCATGACGAGGTGGTCTTCCTCGGCCGCCACGCCGTGCGGCCCGACGATGACGCGCGACTCGAGCTCCGACTGGGTCTTCTTCATGGCTGCACGTACCTCATGGACTCGGTGATGTAGGGGTCCTTCACCGGCAGCGTGAAGCGGTTGCGCGCCTGCATGAGCGCGTAGCCCACGGAGATTCCGCCCACGCCGAGGAACGCCGTCACCAGCGTCCAGTGGAACGTGGGGCCCGTCGTGCCCGTCAGCGCGGGCCAGATGAGCCAGTACAGGTCCACCGCGTGGATGGCCAGCAGGTAGACGGCAATCACCGACAGCTTGCGCGGCTGCAGCTTCAGGCTGCGCGACAGCAGGACGAAGAAGGGCAGCAGGAAGTGCCCGAAGAACAGGGCAATGGACATGGGGCGCCACGCGCCGAAGATGCGCAGGCCGTACCAGGGCGCCTCCTCGGGGATGTTCGCAATCCACACCAGCAGGAACTGGGAGAAGGCGGTGTAGGCCCAGAAGGCAACGAAGGCCAGCATCAGCTTGCCCAGGTTGTGGAAGTGGTCCGGCTTCACGACGTTGCCGTAGAGGTTGGCACCCGTGGCGTTGGCCGTGACGATGGTCAGGACGCAGAACGCCGCCAGGAAGCTTCCGGAGAAGTAATAGACGCCGTAGATGGTGGACTGCCACATCGGCGTGAGGCTCATCAGCCAGTCGAAAGAAGCGAAGGTGATGGTGAGCGCAAGGAAGGGCAGCGAGCCCGGGGCGAAGCGCCGCTGCTTCGCCGTGAGGTCCAGCTCACCCGTCTCGTCCTGCTTCAGGCTC comes from Pyxidicoccus parkwaysis and encodes:
- a CDS encoding cytochrome c oxidase subunit 3 family protein, which produces MQSSASTADGTVAPVPRLAMHFASLEVQNHAARLGMWLFLATEILLFAGLFVCYGVYRFLFPEAWAACSRSLDLTLGTVNTIVLITSSLTAALAVHYAKEGKNKMVAVQILLTLAMAIGFLVIKYFEYAHKFHIGTLPGRYYFYEGIQLPGAPLYFTVYFCATALHGLHVVIGMIVLGFSMVRALKRGDFGPNNYTQVELGSMYWHLVDLVWIFLFPLLYLV
- the ctaD gene encoding cytochrome c oxidase subunit I — encoded protein: MTPSSSIASPGAAPAHDEHHDHHPSYLVDGTTIKSWLLTVDHKRIGIMFLFWVLLFFLVGGIFALLIRVELLTPGPTIMDAMTYNRTFTLHGLVMIFLFMIPAIPAVFGNFMLPLMLGAKDVAFPRLNLLSLYIYLGGALLALWGMLNGGLDTGWTFYAPYSTHTTTTVAPVLFGAFIIGFSSIVTGINFIVTVHTMRAPGITWFKMPLFVWAIYATSCIQVLATPVIGLLLVLVTVENLFGFGLFDPARGGDPVLFQHLFWFYSHPAVYIMVLPAFGVMSEIVSAFSRKNIFGYRAVAYSSLGIAFVGFFAWGHHMFVSGQSTFAGGLFGVLSMLVGVFTAIKVFNWVGTVYKGAVDFKTPFAYFCGFLFFTVFGGMTGIGLATTSLDIPWHDTYFVVAHFHFIMVGATIMAFLAALHYWFPKMFGRTYHEGWGLVSAALIILGFNATFIPQFLLGNNGMPRRYYEYPERFQALNVASTAGASLLAFGFLIIAMYLTYALFFGKVAGKNPWRSKGYEWLTESPPPTHNFVGPQPTYPEEPHFYVDPKKAEVPDAV
- the coxB gene encoding cytochrome c oxidase subunit II — its product is MSELLNNILFLPEAASTFAERVDFLHHFVVLTTMVSSAGVGLAALFMFFRFRRRLPAQATEYVVPTLKTEFLFVSVPLVFFLAWFGIGFRDFTWVTTPPKDSMDVYVMGKQWMWKFAYPEGPNGVNVLHVPANRPVRLLITSRDVLHSFYVPAFRIKQDALPGRYTQIWFEATKPGTYQVLCTEYCGLSHSKMLAEVVVLPQEEFDTWIKDQRRGRLQDRQDALADTSLVPPVARMVEQGQVLAGTEGCLKCHSVDGSKHIGPTFLGLYDRVEKLEDGQDIRVDEAYITQSMMDPGAHLVAGYQNVMPTYQGKLQGPETAAIVEYIKSLRTPNVREGASEGPAYDAIQ
- a CDS encoding SCO family protein → MKPALSHFHPRATGLRLLTAALVLGTALSASAMPGAGKVPRAIIEAQQDLPPQVKGVDVEEHLGEPLPLDARFTDEEGREVKLGDVLSKTKPTLLTLVYYNCPMLCNLVLNGQVKGMQELGLELGQDYEAVTVSIDPEDTPAESLNRRRRHLQSMGKPERAPWHFLTGSDAEIHRLADAVGFKYTYDASTKQYAHPAVVQVITPEGSISRYLYGTTFPPKDMKLALLEAAGGRVGTSFDRVVMSCFKYDTASKRYGFYIFGFIRLGGTLVFCALATMLIYFWRRELKKGAAA